One genomic region from Phocoena sinus isolate mPhoSin1 chromosome 21, mPhoSin1.pri, whole genome shotgun sequence encodes:
- the LOC116746708 gene encoding LOW QUALITY PROTEIN: uncharacterized protein LOC116746708 (The sequence of the model RefSeq protein was modified relative to this genomic sequence to represent the inferred CDS: substituted 1 base at 1 genomic stop codon): MGQTMTTLLSLTLSHWTEVRARAHNLSVEVRKGKWQTLCTSEWPTFQTGWPPEGSFLLDKVGLVKSRVFNTGPHGHPDQIPYILVWEDLVLSPPPWVRPFVSSTGTSACAPAQSEILALKKTPDTEKSSAAPDPPKAIYPDLQSDLLLLDSPPPYPPALNPMSPLGPPASQPSAPVGPPVMAERGGPSAGTRSRRAVSPDPTALPLREYGPPDNHGNRPLQYWPFSSADLYNWKMHNPTFSENPQALTALIESLVFSHQPTWDDCQQLLQTLLTTEERQRVLLEARKNVLGANGQPTQLPNEIDAGFPLVRPNWDFNTLEGKEHLKMYRQALVAGLHGAARRPTNLAKVREVTQGPQESPTVFLERLMEAFRRFTPYDPTSEEHKATIAMAFIDQAAPDIRKKLQRLDGLQGFSLQDLVKEADKVYNKRETEEEREERKQKEQEAREVRXDKRQERHLSKILATVVRGGNSRDRNRQEGRTTDRRRPLDKDQCAYCKEKGHWARECP; encoded by the coding sequence atgggacaaactatgacgactcttctttctcttaccctaagccactggaccgaagttagggctagggcccacaacctttcggtagaagtaaggaaaggaaaatggcaaacgctgtgtacctctgagtggcctacatttcagacagggtggccacccgaaggatcttttttgttagataaggttgggctagtcaagtctagggtctttaacacaggaccccacggacacccagaccagataccatatatcttggtctgggaagatctagttctctccccgcctccgtgggtccggccctttgtttcctcaacaggcacgtctgcatgcgctccagcacaatcggagatattggccctgaagaaaaccccagacacggaaaagtcatctgctgccccggacccgccaaaggcgatatatcctgacctgcagtctgatttgcttcttctagattccccacctccttatcctccggccctaaatcccatgtcgcccctaggacccccagcttcacaaccctccgcaccagtagggccacctgttatggcggaaagggggggtccctcggcgggcaccagaagccggagggctgtttccccggatcctactgctttaccccttagagaatatggcccccccgataaccacgggaataggccccttcaatactggcccttttcctctgcagatctttataattggaagatgcataaccctactttctctgaaaacccacaggctcttactgctctaatagagtctcttgtcttctcccaccaacccacctgggatgattgtcaacagctcctccagactctcctcacaactgaggagaggcaacgggttctcctggaggctagaaagaatgtgttaggcgccaatggacaacctacccagttgcctaatgagattgatgccggttttccactcgtcaggccgaattgggactttaataccctggaaggtaaggagcacctgaaaatgtatcgccaggctctggtggcgggtctccatggagcggccaggcgccccacgaatttggctaaggtaagagaggtaactcaggggccccaggaatcaccaaccgtgttcctagaacgcttaatggaggcttttagacgattcactccttatgatccaacctctgaggaacataaggccaccatagcaatggcctttattgaccaggcggcccctgatattagaaagaagttacaaaggctggatggcctacaaggtttctcccttcaggacttagtaaaagaggcagataaggtatataataagagggagacagaagaagaaagagaagaaagaaagcagaaggaacaagaggctcgtgaggtaagatgagataagaggcaagaaagacatttgagtaagatactggccactgtagtcagaggaggaaacagtagagacagaaatagacaggaagggcgaacaacggatagaaggcggccattagacaaggaccaatgtgcctactgtaaagaaaaaggtcattgggcaagagaatgccct